In one window of Microbacterium natoriense DNA:
- a CDS encoding phage holin family protein: MRFIIRVVVNAFALWVVTLIPALQVTVTAFPPGETLQLVLTLLAVAAIFALVNTIIGTVVKIVAFPLYIITFGLIGFVINGFLLWLTAWITQSFGWGLTVGDFWWGVLAALIISVINGVFGFILRPQAKRARRD; encoded by the coding sequence ATGCGCTTCATCATCAGAGTCGTCGTGAACGCGTTCGCCCTGTGGGTCGTGACGCTGATCCCCGCCTTGCAGGTGACCGTGACGGCGTTCCCGCCCGGCGAGACGCTGCAGCTCGTGCTCACCCTGCTCGCCGTCGCCGCGATCTTCGCGCTCGTCAACACGATCATCGGCACCGTGGTGAAGATCGTGGCGTTCCCGCTCTACATCATCACCTTCGGACTGATCGGCTTCGTGATCAACGGCTTCCTGCTGTGGCTCACCGCCTGGATCACGCAGTCGTTCGGCTGGGGTCTCACGGTCGGCGACTTCTGGTGGGGCGTGCTGGCCGCACTGATCATCTCGGTCATCAACGGCGTCTTCGGCTTCATCCTGCGCCCGCAGGCGAAGCGGGCGCGCCGCGACTGA
- the purB gene encoding adenylosuccinate lyase — MTFQPSLPPQPLSPLDGRYRAAVTGLADFLSEAGLNRARVEVEVEWLIALTDRSLFETSPLSDADKERLRALYRDFGQAEIDWLAEKEAVTQHDVKAIEYLVRDRLSTLGLDAIAELTHFACTSEDINSASYALTVKRAVEEVWLPALDTVIAKLRELAVEHADAAMLSRTHGQPATPSTMGKELAVFAWRLERVRGQIAASDYLAKFSGATGTWSAHLAADPDVNWPEVAREYIEDLGLGFNILTTQIESHDWQVELYDRVRHAGGILHNLATDIWTYISLGYFAQIPVAGATGSSTMPHKINPIRFENAEANLEIAGSLLNSLSQTLVTSRMQRDLTDSTTQRNIGVAFGHSLLALDNLRRGLNAISLSRDVLLADLDVNWEVLAEAIQTVIRAEVVAGRSTISDPYALLKELTRGHRVGAADLAEFVKGLEIGDAAKQRLLELTPATYIGIAEQLAK; from the coding sequence CTGACTTTCCAGCCCTCTCTCCCGCCGCAGCCCCTGAGCCCTCTCGACGGCCGCTACCGCGCCGCCGTCACCGGCCTCGCCGACTTCCTCTCGGAGGCGGGTCTGAACCGCGCTCGCGTCGAGGTCGAGGTCGAGTGGCTGATCGCGCTCACCGACCGCTCGCTCTTCGAGACCTCACCGCTGTCGGATGCCGACAAGGAGCGCCTGCGCGCCCTCTACCGCGACTTCGGACAGGCCGAGATCGACTGGCTCGCCGAGAAGGAAGCCGTCACCCAGCACGACGTCAAGGCGATCGAGTACCTGGTGCGCGACCGCCTGTCGACTCTCGGGCTCGACGCGATCGCCGAGCTCACGCACTTCGCGTGCACGAGCGAGGACATCAACTCCGCCTCGTACGCGCTCACCGTGAAGCGCGCGGTCGAGGAGGTCTGGCTTCCGGCTCTCGACACCGTGATCGCGAAGCTGCGCGAACTCGCCGTCGAGCACGCCGACGCCGCCATGCTCTCCCGCACGCACGGTCAGCCGGCGACCCCGTCGACCATGGGCAAGGAGCTCGCCGTCTTCGCGTGGCGCCTCGAGCGCGTGCGCGGCCAGATCGCGGCATCCGACTACCTCGCGAAGTTCTCGGGCGCGACGGGCACGTGGTCCGCCCACCTGGCCGCCGACCCGGATGTGAACTGGCCCGAGGTCGCCCGCGAGTACATCGAGGACCTCGGTCTCGGCTTCAACATCCTCACCACCCAGATCGAGTCGCACGACTGGCAGGTCGAACTCTACGACCGTGTGCGTCACGCAGGCGGCATCCTGCACAACCTCGCCACCGACATCTGGACCTACATCTCGCTCGGCTACTTCGCGCAGATCCCCGTGGCCGGCGCGACCGGCTCGTCGACGATGCCGCACAAGATCAACCCGATCCGCTTCGAGAACGCCGAGGCGAACCTCGAGATCGCAGGCAGCCTGCTGAACTCGCTGTCGCAGACCCTGGTGACCTCGCGCATGCAGCGCGATCTCACCGATTCGACGACGCAGCGCAACATCGGGGTCGCGTTCGGCCACTCGCTGCTCGCCCTAGACAACCTGCGCCGCGGACTCAACGCGATCTCGCTGTCGCGCGACGTGCTGCTCGCCGACCTCGACGTGAACTGGGAGGTCCTCGCCGAGGCGATCCAGACCGTCATCCGCGCCGAGGTCGTCGCCGGACGCTCGACGATCAGCGACCCCTACGCGCTGCTCAAGGAGCTCACGCGCGGTCACCGCGTCGGCGCCGCCGACCTCGCGGAGTTCGTCAAGGGGCTCGAGATCGGCGATGCCGCGAAGCAGCGCCTGCTCGAGCTGACCCCCGCGACCTACATCGGCATCGCCGAGCAGCTCGCGAAGTAA
- a CDS encoding DMT family transporter yields the protein MPSRLRLLRFRPQEAALVAITAVWGSTFLLVHWAMEHSGPWFFIGIRFLVAGLISVIIFRRSMRGMRWSDIGAGAAIGLMIHLGYGLQTVGLQTIESSTSGFITAMYVPLVPFAQWAVFRKRPPAMAFVGAGLAFLGLLLIAGPEAIVTLSLGAGEVATLIATLPIAAEIILISVFAARGVDLGRVTVVQLFTAGLLGILTMPIAREAVPSFSWVWLGAAVGLGAASCVIQLTMNWAQKSVSPTRATIIYSAEPVWAGVVGRIAGERLPLTALIGGGLVVLGILASELRIVRRRATPVDDDSS from the coding sequence ATGCCCTCCCGTCTGCGTCTTCTGCGCTTCCGCCCTCAGGAAGCCGCCCTCGTCGCGATCACAGCGGTGTGGGGCAGCACGTTCCTCCTCGTGCACTGGGCGATGGAGCATTCGGGTCCGTGGTTCTTCATCGGCATCCGCTTCCTGGTCGCCGGGCTCATCAGCGTGATCATCTTCCGCCGCTCGATGCGCGGCATGCGCTGGTCGGACATCGGCGCCGGCGCCGCGATCGGCCTGATGATCCACCTCGGCTACGGCCTGCAGACCGTGGGGTTGCAGACGATCGAGTCGAGCACCTCGGGCTTCATCACCGCGATGTACGTGCCGCTCGTGCCGTTCGCGCAGTGGGCCGTGTTCCGCAAGAGACCGCCGGCGATGGCGTTCGTCGGGGCCGGTCTGGCGTTTCTGGGCCTTCTGCTGATCGCCGGCCCCGAGGCGATCGTCACGCTCAGCCTCGGGGCCGGCGAGGTCGCCACGCTCATCGCCACGCTGCCGATCGCTGCGGAGATCATCCTCATCAGCGTGTTCGCCGCGAGGGGCGTCGACCTCGGGCGCGTCACCGTGGTGCAGCTGTTCACGGCCGGTCTGCTCGGCATCCTCACGATGCCCATCGCGCGCGAGGCGGTGCCCTCGTTCAGCTGGGTGTGGCTCGGCGCGGCCGTGGGGCTCGGGGCGGCGAGCTGCGTCATCCAGCTGACCATGAACTGGGCGCAGAAATCGGTGTCGCCGACCCGCGCGACGATCATCTATTCGGCGGAACCGGTCTGGGCAGGCGTGGTCGGACGCATAGCCGGAGAGCGCCTCCCCCTCACCGCGCTGATCGGCGGCGGACTCGTCGTGCTCGGCATCCTGGCGAGCGAGCTGCGCATCGTCCGCCGCCGCGCAACGCCGGTGGACGACGACAGTTCCTGA
- a CDS encoding MFS transporter translates to MTASVDRASIGLRSERGPVLAALMLSTGLIAIDATILATAVPSIVRDLGSYQQFPWLFSVYLLAQAVSVPIYSRFADTVGRKPIILLGIGLFLLGSILCGVAWSMPALILFRIVQGLGAGAVAPMSMTIVGDIYTVAERAKVQGYIASVWAISSVVGPALGGIFAQLDAWRWIFWVNVPLCLIAGWMLLREYHEKKQTQKHRIDYAGAALLTVGLTGLILGMLEGGNAWDWISAPSALCFGIGALALVAFGLVERRAAEPIVDLRLAARPLILTTTIVSLGIGALMTGVTSFAPAYLEGSIGIAPLLSGLAVAALTLGWPISAANAGRLYLRIGFRRTTLTGMGITTIAAIALAAVSPWPNPFSVAGIAFVLGFGLGWSAAPTLIAAQASVGWGERGAVTGMNAFARSAGSALGVAVFGAISNAVIARGAGPDDPATIVSASVWVFVSAAVVAALTLAAAFFMPRDSVEEHSGEAR, encoded by the coding sequence GTGACCGCCTCCGTCGACCGCGCCTCCATCGGGCTGAGATCCGAGCGTGGTCCGGTGCTCGCTGCGCTCATGCTGTCGACCGGCCTCATCGCGATCGATGCGACCATCCTCGCCACCGCTGTGCCCAGCATCGTGCGGGACCTCGGCAGCTACCAGCAGTTCCCGTGGCTGTTCTCGGTGTACCTGCTGGCGCAGGCGGTGAGCGTGCCGATCTACTCGCGCTTCGCCGACACGGTGGGACGCAAGCCCATCATCCTGCTCGGCATCGGACTGTTCCTGCTCGGATCGATCCTCTGCGGCGTCGCGTGGAGCATGCCCGCGCTGATCCTGTTCCGCATCGTGCAGGGTCTCGGAGCCGGCGCGGTCGCGCCGATGTCGATGACGATCGTGGGCGACATCTACACGGTGGCCGAGCGCGCCAAGGTGCAGGGGTACATCGCCTCGGTGTGGGCGATCTCGTCGGTCGTCGGTCCCGCCCTCGGCGGCATCTTCGCCCAGCTCGACGCCTGGCGCTGGATCTTCTGGGTCAATGTGCCGCTCTGTCTGATCGCAGGATGGATGCTGCTGCGCGAATATCACGAGAAGAAGCAGACGCAGAAGCACCGCATCGACTACGCCGGCGCTGCACTGCTCACGGTGGGCCTCACCGGCCTGATCCTCGGCATGCTCGAGGGCGGCAACGCCTGGGACTGGATCTCGGCGCCGAGCGCTCTGTGCTTCGGAATCGGTGCGCTCGCGCTCGTGGCGTTCGGCCTGGTCGAGCGCCGGGCCGCCGAGCCGATCGTCGATCTGCGGCTCGCGGCCCGGCCGCTCATCCTCACCACGACCATCGTGTCGCTCGGCATCGGCGCTCTCATGACCGGCGTCACGAGCTTCGCGCCGGCTTATCTCGAGGGGTCGATCGGCATCGCCCCGCTGCTGTCTGGCCTCGCGGTCGCGGCGCTCACGCTCGGCTGGCCGATCTCGGCGGCCAACGCCGGACGCCTGTACCTGCGCATCGGCTTCCGCCGCACGACCCTCACCGGCATGGGCATCACGACGATCGCCGCGATCGCCCTCGCCGCGGTGTCGCCGTGGCCGAACCCGTTCTCGGTCGCAGGGATCGCGTTCGTCCTGGGCTTCGGACTGGGCTGGAGCGCCGCGCCGACGCTCATCGCGGCGCAGGCCTCGGTGGGCTGGGGCGAGCGCGGAGCCGTGACGGGCATGAATGCCTTCGCCCGTTCAGCCGGCAGCGCCCTCGGCGTCGCCGTCTTCGGGGCGATCTCGAACGCGGTCATCGCTCGAGGCGCGGGGCCCGACGATCCCGCGACGATCGTCTCGGCATCCGTCTGGGTCTTCGTGAGCGCCGCCGTCGTCGCGGCGCTGACCCTGGCTGCGGCGTTCTTCATGCCGCGCGACTCCGTGGAGGAGCACTCCGGAGAGGCGCGCTAG
- a CDS encoding acyl-CoA synthetase: protein MSAPARTFTVRNVQLVRALFAAAAAAMITFSPDHSAAIGLSVFSGFAIATALVLALSAWLVLPAGGRWPYVMLAAVDLLAGMAGGVPAWRTNDVFFGVVVAWGLITGAIELIAGLRARRAGEQTARDSITVGAFGLILGVALLAIPAGLAQPYAIKDAGEFLLTGIILGVGMFGGYAAIVAVFLGIAGLTPQRADAIARASENERSASEIAPGGER, encoded by the coding sequence ATGTCTGCCCCTGCTCGCACGTTCACCGTGCGCAACGTTCAACTCGTGCGCGCGCTGTTCGCCGCCGCGGCCGCAGCGATGATCACCTTCTCTCCCGACCACTCGGCCGCGATCGGCCTGTCGGTCTTCAGCGGATTCGCGATCGCGACGGCCCTGGTGCTCGCGCTCTCCGCATGGCTGGTGCTCCCCGCCGGCGGACGTTGGCCGTATGTGATGCTGGCCGCCGTCGACCTCCTCGCGGGCATGGCCGGCGGCGTTCCCGCCTGGCGCACGAACGACGTGTTCTTCGGCGTTGTCGTCGCATGGGGTCTGATCACGGGAGCGATCGAGCTGATCGCTGGTCTCCGCGCGCGGCGCGCCGGTGAGCAAACCGCACGCGATTCGATCACGGTGGGCGCCTTCGGGCTTATCCTCGGCGTCGCGCTTCTCGCGATCCCCGCAGGGCTCGCGCAGCCGTACGCCATCAAAGACGCGGGCGAGTTCCTGTTGACCGGCATCATCCTCGGGGTGGGGATGTTCGGCGGATACGCCGCGATCGTGGCCGTCTTCCTCGGCATCGCCGGTCTCACCCCGCAGCGAGCGGATGCCATCGCCAGGGCATCCGAGAACGAACGGAGCGCGAGCGAGATCGCGCCCGGAGGAGAGCGATGA
- a CDS encoding histidinol-phosphate transaminase — protein sequence MTDPILPRIRPAIAALAPYRQGKQAGPEAFKLSSNENPFEPLPSVLEALQHTTPINRYPDATAGRLRERLGMRFSVDPNQVHVAAGSVSILHQLIFATASVGDEVVYAWRSFEAYPSLPLVAGATGIQVPLTADFRHDLDAMADAVTERTRAIILCTPNNPTGPIITSDEFANFVARVPGDVLIVLDEAYAEFVTAPDAVDGLAERVFERHPNVVVLRTFSKAYGLAGLRIGYAVGNETVLNAARSTGIPLSVTSSAENAAIASLDAEPELLKRVAQIAERRTRLVDGLRAQGWDVPDAQGNFVWLPTGEQTDAVAAHFAQNDLVVRPFSGDGIRISVGEEASIGRVLEVARTAR from the coding sequence GTGACCGACCCGATCCTGCCCCGCATCCGCCCCGCCATCGCCGCCCTCGCGCCGTACCGTCAGGGCAAGCAGGCTGGTCCCGAAGCGTTCAAGCTCTCGAGCAACGAGAACCCGTTCGAGCCGCTCCCGTCGGTCCTCGAGGCCCTCCAGCACACGACGCCGATCAATCGCTACCCCGACGCCACGGCCGGCCGGTTGCGCGAACGTCTCGGCATGCGCTTCAGCGTCGACCCGAACCAGGTGCATGTCGCCGCAGGGAGCGTGTCGATCCTGCACCAGCTGATCTTCGCCACTGCGTCCGTCGGCGACGAGGTCGTCTACGCGTGGCGTTCCTTCGAGGCCTACCCGAGTCTGCCGCTGGTCGCGGGAGCCACCGGCATCCAGGTCCCGCTGACCGCCGACTTCCGTCACGACCTCGACGCGATGGCGGATGCCGTGACCGAGCGCACGCGCGCGATCATCCTGTGCACTCCCAACAACCCGACCGGGCCGATCATCACGAGCGACGAGTTCGCGAACTTCGTGGCCCGCGTGCCCGGCGACGTCCTGATCGTCCTCGACGAGGCGTACGCCGAGTTCGTCACGGCTCCCGATGCCGTCGACGGCCTCGCCGAGCGCGTGTTCGAGCGGCACCCGAACGTCGTCGTGCTGCGCACCTTCTCGAAGGCCTACGGACTCGCCGGCCTCCGCATCGGCTATGCGGTCGGCAACGAGACCGTCCTGAACGCCGCCCGCAGCACCGGCATCCCGCTGTCGGTCACCTCCTCCGCCGAGAACGCCGCGATCGCGAGCCTCGACGCCGAACCCGAGCTGCTCAAGCGCGTCGCCCAGATCGCCGAGCGCCGCACGCGCCTGGTCGACGGTCTGCGGGCTCAAGGCTGGGACGTGCCCGATGCGCAGGGCAACTTCGTGTGGCTGCCGACGGGGGAGCAGACGGATGCCGTCGCCGCCCATTTCGCCCAGAACGACCTCGTCGTGCGTCCGTTCTCGGGCGACGGCATCCGCATCTCGGTCGGAGAAGAAGCGTCCATCGGACGCGTGCTCGAGGTCGCGCGGACCGCTCGCTGA
- a CDS encoding sulfurtransferase, with product MSNFVSAAELKDLLSSGSPVRVIDVRWSLDRPDGCGEYLSGHVPGAVFVPLHTELATHGEAADGRHPLPSTEELQNAARRWGVNHGDIVIAYDDSKGLGAARAWWLLRQAGVDVRVLDGGIRAWKAAGFEIATDDVVPVPGDAVLEEIGADAISIDEAAAFPESGILLDARAPERYRGETEPYDPAAGHIPGALNVPMAAYLDADGKILDTDTLQQTFAGVGVTPGIPVAAYCGSGVTAAHTALVADEVGIPLKVYPGSWSQWSNTPGRPVATGDQPG from the coding sequence ATGAGCAACTTCGTCTCCGCCGCCGAGCTGAAAGACCTCCTCTCCTCGGGCTCCCCGGTGCGCGTCATCGACGTGCGCTGGAGCCTCGATCGTCCGGACGGGTGCGGCGAGTACCTCTCCGGCCACGTGCCGGGGGCCGTCTTCGTTCCGCTGCACACCGAACTCGCCACGCACGGCGAAGCCGCCGACGGCCGGCACCCGCTCCCGTCCACCGAGGAGCTGCAGAACGCCGCGCGCCGCTGGGGTGTGAACCACGGCGACATCGTGATCGCCTATGACGACTCCAAGGGTCTCGGAGCTGCACGTGCATGGTGGCTGCTACGGCAGGCGGGCGTCGACGTGCGCGTGCTCGACGGCGGCATCCGTGCGTGGAAGGCCGCCGGGTTCGAGATCGCGACCGATGACGTCGTTCCCGTACCGGGCGATGCGGTTCTCGAGGAGATCGGCGCGGATGCGATCTCGATCGACGAGGCGGCCGCGTTCCCCGAATCCGGCATCCTCCTCGACGCGAGGGCCCCCGAGCGATACCGCGGCGAGACCGAGCCCTACGATCCGGCGGCCGGGCACATCCCCGGAGCGCTCAACGTGCCGATGGCGGCGTATCTCGATGCCGACGGCAAGATCCTCGACACGGACACGCTGCAGCAGACCTTCGCCGGGGTCGGCGTGACCCCCGGCATCCCGGTCGCCGCGTACTGCGGCTCTGGCGTGACCGCCGCGCACACCGCCCTCGTCGCCGACGAGGTGGGCATTCCGCTGAAGGTCTACCCCGGCTCATGGAGTCAGTGGTCGAACACGCCCGGTCGTCCCGTCGCTACGGGTGATCAGCCGGGCTGA
- a CDS encoding MarR family winged helix-turn-helix transcriptional regulator: MNERRLDDAEMATWLPTIRFVQLLPQVLDRALKAETGLNHAHYAILITLANDSEKAIPMTELARIAGLSRSRLSHAIDSLEERGWVTRTSCSSDKRTLTAALTDAGRELLRSAAPVHVAQIRELVLDPLSAEEREQLGSIVSKLLPGITAAL, from the coding sequence GTGAACGAGCGGCGGCTCGATGACGCCGAGATGGCGACGTGGCTGCCGACGATCCGGTTCGTGCAGCTGCTTCCGCAGGTGCTCGATCGCGCTCTGAAAGCCGAGACTGGCCTGAACCACGCGCACTACGCGATCCTCATCACCCTCGCGAACGACTCGGAGAAGGCGATCCCGATGACCGAGCTCGCGCGCATCGCGGGGCTGAGCCGCTCGCGTCTCAGCCACGCGATCGACTCGCTCGAGGAGCGCGGGTGGGTCACCCGCACATCCTGCAGCAGCGACAAGCGCACGCTCACCGCAGCCCTGACGGATGCCGGACGCGAGCTGCTCCGATCGGCGGCGCCCGTGCATGTGGCGCAGATCCGCGAGCTCGTGCTCGACCCCCTGAGCGCCGAGGAGCGCGAGCAGCTGGGCAGCATCGTGTCGAAGCTGCTGCCGGGCATCACCGCCGCCCTGTAG
- a CDS encoding GTP cyclohydrolase II: MIETSTVVPVVTERTRVRVPMQFADGFATTADVITFDGLVDGREHLLLGLGDWRAALERAADGGEAPLVRPHSECLTGDVFGSQRCDCGPQLREAVERIATEGGFLLYLRQEGRGIGLYAKLDAYALQDTGLDTYEANVALGHGEDERDYTVAAQMLQALGVDTIRLLSNNPDKALQLEVLGIRVAESVRTGVHLSEANTRYLQAKRDHTSHTLDLSAA; the protein is encoded by the coding sequence ATGATTGAAACTTCAACCGTCGTTCCGGTCGTCACCGAGCGGACTCGCGTGCGAGTGCCGATGCAGTTCGCCGACGGGTTCGCCACCACGGCCGACGTGATCACGTTCGACGGTCTCGTCGACGGCCGCGAGCACCTGCTGCTCGGTCTCGGCGATTGGCGCGCGGCGCTCGAGCGCGCAGCCGACGGCGGCGAGGCTCCTCTGGTCCGCCCGCACAGCGAATGCCTGACCGGCGACGTGTTCGGCTCCCAGCGCTGCGACTGCGGCCCGCAGCTGCGCGAGGCGGTCGAGCGCATCGCGACCGAGGGCGGATTCCTGCTCTACCTGCGCCAGGAGGGCCGGGGCATCGGCCTGTACGCCAAGCTCGACGCCTACGCGCTGCAGGACACGGGTCTCGACACCTACGAGGCGAACGTCGCCCTCGGCCACGGCGAGGACGAGCGCGATTACACGGTGGCCGCGCAGATGCTGCAGGCGTTGGGCGTCGACACCATCCGCCTGCTCAGCAACAACCCCGACAAGGCTCTTCAGCTCGAGGTCCTCGGCATCCGCGTCGCAGAGAGCGTCCGCACGGGGGTGCACCTGTCAGAGGCGAACACCCGCTACCTGCAGGCGAAGCGCGACCACACCTCGCACACGCTCGACCTGTCCGCAGCGTGA
- a CDS encoding alpha-ketoacid dehydrogenase subunit beta has product MTLETMPFSKALNAGLRRAMEDDEKVLLMGEDIGKLGGVFRVTEHLQRDFGEKRVLDTPLAESGIVGTAIGLAMVGFRPVIEIQFDGFVFPAFDQITTQLAKLTNRHEGKLSLPIVIRIPYGGHIGAVEHHQESPEAYFAHTPGLRVVSPSTPNDAYWMIQEAIASNDPVIFMEPKSRYWPKGEVELDASAAPLHASRVVRTGSDVTLVGHGAMVTTLLQAAALAEAEGTSCEVVDVRSLSPIDYEPILDSVRKTGRMVYAQEAQGFTSVGSEVAATVMERAFYALEAPVLRVSGYDTPFPPAKLEGSYLPDADRILEAVDRSLAY; this is encoded by the coding sequence ATGACTCTCGAGACGATGCCGTTCAGCAAGGCTCTCAACGCAGGACTCCGCCGCGCCATGGAGGACGACGAGAAGGTACTGCTCATGGGTGAGGACATCGGCAAGCTCGGCGGCGTGTTCCGTGTGACCGAGCACCTGCAGCGCGACTTCGGAGAGAAGCGGGTGCTCGACACCCCGCTCGCCGAGTCGGGGATCGTCGGCACCGCGATCGGTCTCGCGATGGTCGGATTCCGTCCCGTGATCGAGATCCAGTTCGACGGGTTCGTCTTCCCGGCCTTCGACCAGATCACCACGCAGCTCGCGAAGCTCACGAACCGCCACGAGGGGAAGCTCTCGCTCCCGATCGTGATCCGCATCCCCTATGGCGGACACATCGGCGCCGTCGAGCACCACCAGGAGAGCCCCGAGGCGTACTTCGCGCACACTCCGGGTCTGCGGGTGGTGAGCCCGTCGACGCCGAACGACGCGTACTGGATGATCCAGGAGGCGATCGCCTCGAACGACCCCGTGATCTTCATGGAGCCGAAGAGCCGCTACTGGCCCAAGGGCGAGGTCGAACTGGATGCGTCGGCCGCCCCGCTGCATGCTTCTCGCGTCGTCAGGACCGGCAGCGACGTCACGCTCGTCGGTCACGGCGCCATGGTCACCACGCTGCTGCAGGCCGCGGCGCTCGCCGAAGCCGAGGGCACGAGCTGCGAGGTCGTCGACGTGCGCTCGCTGTCGCCGATCGACTACGAGCCGATCCTCGACTCCGTGCGCAAGACCGGCCGCATGGTCTACGCGCAGGAGGCGCAGGGCTTCACGAGCGTCGGCAGCGAGGTCGCGGCGACCGTCATGGAGCGCGCGTTCTACGCTCTCGAAGCGCCCGTGCTGCGGGTGTCGGGCTATGACACCCCGTTCCCGCCCGCGAAGCTCGAGGGCTCCTACCTTCCGGATGCCGACCGCATCCTCGAAGCCGTCGACCGTTCGCTCGCCTACTGA
- the pdhA gene encoding pyruvate dehydrogenase (acetyl-transferring) E1 component subunit alpha: MTTSETPLVQVLDAAGRFAPSQAAERYLPLIEKISDAELEQFYRDMVVIRAIDTQATNLQRQGQLALWPPSRGQEAAQVGSGRAARAQDTIFPSYREHAVTRIRGVDPVDIIKLMRGVSHGGWDPTDPKNGNTRLYTLVLGSQVLHATGYAMGLSFDGRSGTGDPDRDEAVIVYYGDGASSQGDVHEAMVFAASYQSPTVFFLQNNHWAISVPVSTQSRVPLVQRSAGYGIPSVRVDGNDVLASYAVSRIALDEARNGEGPRAIEAVTYRVGAHTTSDDPTKYRGSEEEESWAQRDPIARMRAFLSDRGAAEGFFAEVEAEAADAAEDLRARTVELGPPSADKMFDHVYSEPHPLIAEQKAWRAAYEASFEGGN; this comes from the coding sequence GTGACCACCTCCGAGACCCCCCTCGTGCAAGTCCTCGACGCAGCCGGACGGTTCGCCCCGTCCCAGGCCGCCGAGCGCTACCTCCCGCTGATCGAGAAGATCAGCGACGCGGAACTCGAGCAGTTCTACCGCGACATGGTCGTCATCCGGGCGATCGACACCCAGGCCACCAACCTGCAGCGGCAGGGCCAGCTCGCGCTCTGGCCGCCGTCTCGCGGGCAGGAGGCCGCGCAGGTCGGCTCCGGCCGCGCGGCCCGCGCGCAGGACACGATCTTCCCGTCGTACCGCGAGCATGCGGTCACCCGCATCCGCGGCGTCGACCCGGTCGACATCATCAAGCTCATGCGCGGCGTCTCGCACGGCGGCTGGGATCCGACCGACCCGAAGAACGGCAACACCCGGCTCTACACCCTGGTGCTCGGCTCGCAGGTGCTGCACGCCACGGGCTACGCGATGGGGCTGTCGTTCGACGGCCGCAGCGGAACCGGCGACCCCGACCGCGACGAGGCCGTCATCGTCTACTACGGCGACGGCGCATCCAGCCAGGGCGATGTGCACGAGGCCATGGTCTTCGCCGCGAGCTACCAGTCCCCTACGGTCTTCTTCCTGCAGAACAACCACTGGGCGATCTCGGTGCCCGTGTCGACCCAGTCGCGCGTACCGTTGGTTCAGCGCAGCGCGGGCTACGGCATCCCCAGCGTCCGCGTGGACGGCAACGATGTCCTCGCCAGCTACGCCGTGTCGCGCATCGCCCTCGACGAGGCCCGCAACGGCGAAGGCCCTCGAGCCATCGAGGCCGTGACCTACCGCGTCGGCGCGCACACCACGAGCGACGATCCCACGAAGTACCGCGGCTCCGAGGAAGAGGAGTCGTGGGCACAGCGCGATCCGATCGCCCGCATGCGCGCGTTCCTGTCGGACAGGGGAGCGGCAGAGGGCTTCTTCGCCGAGGTCGAGGCCGAGGCGGCGGATGCTGCCGAAGACCTCCGCGCCCGCACGGTCGAGCTCGGCCCGCCCAGCGCAGACAAGATGTTCGACCACGTGTACAGCGAACCGCATCCGCTCATCGCTGAGCAGAAGGCGTGGCGCGCCGCCTACGAGGCGTCGTTCGAAGGAGGCAACTGA
- a CDS encoding low molecular weight protein-tyrosine-phosphatase translates to MSPDPFRVLFVCTGNICRSPMAEVVFRDLAERQGLGTRIVSRSAGTGDWHLGERADERTIESLARRGYDGSQHRAKQFTASSFADNDLIVALDRTHERILREWAHDEDEEGKVTLLLAFDPDASTQDVPDPYYAGTEMFDSVLGMIEAATRGLFRQLEPALRAPRTPRA, encoded by the coding sequence ATGTCCCCGGATCCCTTCCGCGTGCTCTTCGTGTGCACGGGGAACATCTGCCGATCGCCGATGGCGGAGGTGGTGTTCCGCGATCTCGCCGAGCGCCAGGGACTCGGCACGCGCATCGTCTCGCGCAGCGCGGGAACCGGCGACTGGCACCTCGGCGAGCGGGCCGACGAACGCACGATCGAGTCTCTCGCGCGTCGAGGATACGACGGCTCTCAGCACCGGGCCAAGCAGTTCACCGCCTCGTCGTTCGCCGACAACGATCTGATCGTCGCCCTCGATCGCACTCACGAGCGCATCCTGCGCGAGTGGGCGCACGACGAAGACGAAGAGGGAAAGGTCACCCTGCTCCTCGCCTTCGACCCGGATGCGTCGACTCAGGACGTGCCGGACCCGTACTACGCGGGCACCGAGATGTTCGATTCCGTGCTCGGTATGATTGAGGCGGCGACCCGCGGCCTGTTCCGTCAGCTCGAACCGGCCCTCCGCGCCCCTCGCACGCCCCGCGCTTAG